In a single window of the Bacteroidales bacterium genome:
- the ade gene encoding adenine deaminase, protein MKTHDKFQVSGKIADLRNGRIFSGTIDIEDGKIKAIAETDHVPDQYILPGLIDSHVHIESSMLIPSEFARLAVAHGTVATVSDPHEIANVMGIEGIKYMISNGKKVPFKFYFGASSCVPATAFETAGASIGTDALDELLGSGEIKYMSEMMNFPGVLFNDPEVMAKIAIAKKHNKPIDGHAPGLVGEEARRYIQAGITTDHECFTMEEALEKIKWGMKIQIREGSAAKNFDALVDLLDQYPDQVLFCSDDKHPNDLEKGHINELVKRAIARGHDPMKVLRSCILNPVEHYGLDVGLLRVGDDADFILVDNLQEFNVRATYVQGMKVGENGKSLIESVPESAPNVFNAEKISTEDIRVPFQPGKLQVIQALEGQLITKAMSVEPKIKNGNVESDVERDILKLVVYNRYQAARPVVAFISNFNLKSGAMASTVAHDSHNIIAIGTNDEDLVRAINLLIEAKGGVSLVDGDQEELLPLPVAGLMSAGDAYRIAAAYDKLDRLTKEKGSTLRAPYMTLSFMALLVIPELKLSDKGLFDGARFAFTPLFSDSQKTFNVENHI, encoded by the coding sequence ATGAAAACCCATGATAAATTCCAGGTTTCAGGAAAGATTGCTGACCTTCGGAACGGCAGAATTTTTTCCGGAACAATTGATATTGAAGACGGAAAAATCAAAGCAATCGCCGAAACTGATCATGTTCCTGATCAATATATTTTGCCAGGACTGATTGATTCGCATGTGCACATCGAAAGCAGTATGCTGATCCCCTCTGAATTTGCACGACTTGCAGTGGCACACGGTACGGTTGCCACAGTATCCGACCCACACGAAATTGCCAATGTCATGGGTATCGAAGGGATAAAATACATGATCAGTAACGGAAAAAAAGTCCCCTTCAAATTCTACTTTGGGGCGTCATCCTGCGTACCTGCAACTGCATTTGAAACTGCCGGCGCCAGCATTGGAACTGACGCGCTGGATGAGTTGCTTGGCTCCGGCGAGATTAAATACATGTCCGAAATGATGAACTTTCCGGGTGTGTTGTTCAATGATCCGGAGGTGATGGCAAAAATTGCCATTGCGAAAAAACACAACAAACCCATCGATGGCCATGCTCCCGGTCTGGTGGGGGAGGAGGCCAGGAGGTATATCCAGGCAGGCATCACCACTGATCACGAGTGTTTTACAATGGAGGAGGCTTTGGAAAAAATCAAATGGGGAATGAAAATTCAGATCAGGGAAGGAAGTGCGGCAAAGAATTTTGATGCACTGGTCGATCTTTTGGATCAATACCCTGATCAGGTGCTGTTCTGTTCCGACGACAAACATCCTAATGACCTCGAAAAAGGTCATATCAACGAGTTGGTCAAAAGGGCAATCGCCAGGGGACACGATCCGATGAAAGTTCTGCGTAGTTGCATCCTTAACCCCGTTGAGCATTATGGCCTTGATGTCGGGTTATTGCGTGTGGGTGATGACGCTGATTTTATTCTTGTGGATAACCTTCAGGAGTTCAACGTCCGGGCTACCTATGTTCAGGGAATGAAAGTGGGCGAAAATGGGAAATCCCTCATTGAATCCGTTCCGGAGAGCGCACCAAATGTTTTCAATGCAGAAAAGATTTCGACCGAAGATATCCGTGTTCCGTTTCAACCCGGTAAATTACAGGTTATTCAGGCACTCGAAGGGCAGTTGATCACTAAAGCGATGTCGGTTGAACCAAAGATTAAAAACGGCAATGTGGAAAGTGATGTGGAGCGGGATATTTTAAAACTGGTGGTTTACAACCGTTATCAGGCTGCCAGGCCTGTTGTTGCCTTTATCAGCAACTTCAACCTGAAAAGCGGCGCCATGGCTTCCACAGTTGCACACGACAGTCACAACATCATAGCCATCGGGACCAATGATGAAGACCTTGTAAGGGCAATCAACCTGCTGATCGAAGCCAAAGGCGGGGTTTCGCTGGTGGATGGAGATCAGGAGGAATTACTGCCGCTCCCGGTTGCCGGACTGATGTCGGCTGGTGATGCATATAGGATTGCCGCTGCTTACGACAAGCTCGACAGACTGACCAAAGAAAAAGGCTCCACACTCAGGGCGCCTTATATGACCCTGTCGTTTATGGCATTGCTCGTAATTCCGGAATTGAAGCTCAGCGACAAAGGCTTGTTCGACGGAGCAAGATTTGCATTTACTCCATTATTTAGTGACAGCCAGAAAACTTTTAATGTTGAAAATCATATTTAA
- a CDS encoding redox-sensing transcriptional repressor Rex, which yields MHLPDKTIERLSQYRRNLLMTLAGGKEFIFSHEIAQLLHITPVQVRRDIMLIGYNGTLRRGYDVKELIELIGNIIDTETGQNVCIMGLGNLGKAILKYFGGKRPKLRIVAAFDVNTEKTGKLYAGVPVYHVDELESKMKEHNISIGIITVPVDKAVETADHLVKSGISGILNFSSKPLNLPNHVYLDEYDMITSLEKVAYHTKKNMQ from the coding sequence ATGCATTTACCTGATAAAACCATTGAAAGACTAAGTCAATACCGCAGAAATCTGTTGATGACCCTGGCCGGCGGAAAAGAATTCATTTTTTCGCACGAAATAGCCCAACTGCTTCACATTACGCCCGTTCAGGTGCGGAGGGATATTATGCTGATCGGCTATAATGGCACATTGCGCCGGGGGTACGATGTTAAGGAACTGATCGAACTGATCGGGAATATCATCGATACCGAAACAGGTCAGAATGTCTGCATCATGGGGCTCGGTAACCTTGGAAAAGCTATCCTGAAATATTTTGGCGGTAAGCGACCTAAACTTAGAATTGTTGCTGCATTTGATGTAAATACCGAAAAAACCGGTAAACTTTATGCCGGGGTGCCTGTTTATCATGTAGATGAGTTGGAAAGTAAGATGAAAGAGCACAACATTTCGATAGGGATCATCACCGTACCCGTGGACAAAGCAGTGGAAACTGCCGATCACCTTGTGAAGTCGGGAATTAGCGGGATTCTGAATTTTTCCTCAAAACCGCTTAACCTGCCAAATCACGTTTACCTCGATGAGTACGACATGATCACCTCACTCGAAAAAGTGGCCTATCACACAAAAAAAAATATGCAGTGA